In Pogoniulus pusillus isolate bPogPus1 chromosome 2, bPogPus1.pri, whole genome shotgun sequence, the following are encoded in one genomic region:
- the SPC25 gene encoding kinetochore protein Spc25: protein MPDTKTEDEIISLEREMKEFWTKLKSVYGSEQISQSLALKDSCKESIKVLSEKWSKKLKEEDLMIDKINEYSSEILCQSQRASETQERLTEIKSSLNQEKEKNKDLTDSIQELKEECEKKKEIISSKSKAAEERVERLCLCKKLFEERLGLEIRRIHNEQLQFIFRHIDHKDPDKPYLFTLSINEQGDYEVTSCTPPLDCIEEFQLKVRETNNFSAFVANIRKAFVDLSHKQSA from the exons ATGCCTGATACTAAGACTGAAGATGAAATAATCTCCTTAGAAAGGGAAATGAAAGAGTTTTGGACCAAATTAAAAAGCGTTTATGGCTCGGAACAGATCAGTCAGTCTTTAGCACTGAAAGATTCCTGCAAGGAGTCCATAAAAGTGCTTTCAG AGAAATGGTCTAAGAAGCTGAAAGAAGAGGACTTGATGATTGATAAAATCAATGAGTATAGCAGTG AGATTCTCTGTCAGAGCCAACGTGCATCAGAAACTCAGGAGCGTCTGACAGAAATCAAATCCAGCCTAAatcaggaaaaagagaaaaacaaggaCTTGACTGACAGCATCCAAGAACTTAAAGAAGAgtgtgagaagaaaaaggaaa TAATATCTTCtaaaagcaaagctgcagaggagagagtGGAACGACTATGCTTGTGTAAGAAACTGTTTGAGGAGCGGCTTGGATTGGAGATACGCAGAATTCACA ATGAGCAATTACAGTTCATATTCAGACATATTGACCACAAAGATCCTGACAAGCCATATCTGTTTACTCTTTCCATAAATGAACAAGGAGATTACGAAG TGACTTCCTGtactcctcctctggactgcatAGAAGAGTTCCAGCTCAAAGTGAGAGAAACTAACAATTTTTCGGCATTTGTTGCCAACATCAGAAAAGCTTTTGTTGATTTATCTCATAAACAGTCTGCATAA